The following coding sequences are from one Prochlorococcus sp. MIT 1314 window:
- the smc gene encoding chromosome segregation protein SMC, with the protein MRLVHINQVEFENFKSFGGSVKIPLEEGFTVVTGPNGSGKSNILDGILFCLGLANSRGMRAERLPDLINNSKVKDGKSSETTVSVKFNIQDWSPREDLPPLELEEEEISLNKGQKEWVVSRKLRLMPGGSYASTYTSDGKQCTLQQIQKILRDISVDPEGSNVVMQGDVTRIVSMNNKERRNLIDELAGVSLFDTRIEQTNAKLNDVFERQERCEILENELQSGKNKLEKECEKAKRYKELKAKLLQIMELEKVLIFENQVKHVESIKKKETQIEKNKILFNEHKESINKEILVLEGSLKILVDELKEKGEDTLIKVNSDIGSINSSLRELDRISSLNKEEGIKLQKQRDEIAISKRNIDSEKMKQENFDDDFLNKLNLQIDNLTLKHKLSRKKLSDAAGESGEFSKQSIKLNSELESIKNKIKPLEIKKRRFEEETIQNNIQKDEISAQIDALALEKQQLLEGNQRKKETSDINHNNLASNSSEINFLKNEIDLLNKTKLRLNNEQLRLEKDLSRFESRKEALNESRGSYALRILLEAGLEGIHGYVAQLGEVSEKNRYALEIAAGNRLGQIVVDNDHIAAKAIEILKKKKAGRLTFLPLNRIRIQKKNHAISRFDHNRELGFIDKAINLITFDEVYSDVFRYVFGDTLVFSDLASARLSKQKIRLVTLGGELLEASGAITGGSKLNKDLAYRFGINNDLDDSIPIKERLLVIKEALKESNNDLITKNDRLNKLNSNRSQIIENCASFNKEIEVNKNSLEVVMKRIEDCKSRLNKLESANNALVKDLDRLKNELKPHYDKFDQLQSILKENYVKNQKSSLIAFNSDFNNLDKKLELVIKERDTLLDKKNKLALNKERINNSLKIILLQEKNLQESIKELAIAHSEWIEKRDKFKKELLVLNNQKNSLEKDLGFLRRKRDELNSSISNKRQEHNNYLLKLEYLERDIDSLKEEMRSEKIKLENYKKDLPNPYPEFGEYEGKSLESLQSEISTINLKLQSLEPVNMLALDELEELIQRLNGLREKLEILSNERSELLLRIETVSTMRQEAFMQAFVEVDKHFREIFANLSDGDGFLQLENPNSPLDGGLTLVAHPKGKNVRRLASMSGGEKSLTALSFLFALQKYKPSPFYALDEVDSFLDGINVERLSKLISNQSSNAQFIVVSHRRPMIGASERTIGVAQARGANTQVVGLPNAA; encoded by the coding sequence TTGAGATTGGTACATATCAATCAGGTCGAGTTTGAAAATTTTAAATCTTTTGGGGGAAGTGTAAAAATTCCTCTTGAAGAAGGTTTTACAGTGGTTACGGGTCCTAACGGTTCTGGGAAAAGTAATATTTTAGATGGAATTTTATTCTGTTTAGGATTAGCTAATAGTAGAGGGATGCGGGCAGAAAGATTACCAGATTTAATAAATAACTCTAAAGTTAAAGATGGTAAGTCATCTGAAACAACTGTATCGGTAAAATTTAATATTCAAGACTGGTCTCCCAGAGAGGACCTGCCTCCATTGGAACTAGAAGAAGAAGAAATTTCTCTTAATAAGGGTCAAAAGGAATGGGTAGTTTCTAGAAAATTAAGGCTTATGCCTGGTGGTTCTTATGCTTCTACTTATACTTCTGATGGAAAACAATGTACCTTGCAACAAATACAGAAAATATTAAGGGATATTAGTGTTGATCCTGAGGGTAGCAATGTTGTTATGCAGGGTGATGTAACAAGAATAGTATCAATGAATAATAAAGAGAGGAGAAATCTTATTGACGAATTAGCAGGAGTCTCACTTTTTGATACGAGAATAGAACAAACTAATGCAAAATTAAATGACGTTTTTGAAAGACAAGAAAGGTGTGAAATTTTAGAAAATGAATTGCAATCTGGTAAAAATAAACTTGAAAAAGAATGTGAAAAAGCTAAGAGATATAAAGAGTTAAAGGCAAAACTGCTTCAAATAATGGAATTAGAGAAAGTTCTTATTTTTGAAAACCAAGTTAAGCATGTTGAATCTATAAAGAAAAAAGAAACGCAAATTGAAAAAAATAAAATATTATTTAATGAGCATAAAGAATCTATTAATAAAGAAATATTAGTCTTAGAAGGTTCTTTAAAAATACTGGTTGATGAGCTTAAGGAGAAAGGAGAGGATACTTTGATAAAAGTCAATTCTGATATAGGAAGTATTAATTCTAGCTTGAGAGAACTTGATAGAATATCAAGTTTGAATAAAGAAGAGGGCATTAAATTACAAAAGCAAAGAGATGAGATTGCAATATCTAAGAGAAATATCGATTCAGAAAAGATGAAACAAGAAAATTTTGATGATGATTTTTTAAATAAATTGAACTTGCAAATTGATAATCTTACTTTAAAACACAAATTATCTAGAAAAAAACTTTCTGATGCAGCGGGAGAATCTGGAGAATTCTCAAAACAAAGCATAAAATTAAATTCTGAGCTTGAAAGTATAAAAAATAAAATTAAGCCTTTGGAAATAAAAAAAAGGAGGTTTGAAGAAGAAACTATTCAAAATAATATTCAGAAAGATGAAATATCTGCTCAGATCGACGCTTTAGCTTTAGAAAAGCAGCAACTTTTAGAGGGAAACCAAAGAAAAAAAGAGACGTCCGACATCAATCACAATAACTTGGCAAGTAATAGCTCAGAAATTAACTTTTTAAAAAATGAAATTGATTTATTAAACAAAACTAAATTAAGGTTAAACAACGAGCAATTAAGGCTTGAAAAGGATTTATCTAGATTTGAAAGTAGAAAGGAAGCTCTAAATGAATCCAGAGGTTCGTATGCTCTCAGAATTCTTTTAGAAGCAGGCTTGGAGGGTATACATGGCTATGTGGCTCAACTTGGAGAGGTAAGTGAGAAAAATAGATATGCATTGGAAATTGCGGCAGGCAATAGACTCGGACAAATTGTTGTTGATAATGATCATATTGCCGCTAAAGCAATTGAAATTCTTAAAAAAAAGAAGGCTGGAAGATTAACTTTTTTACCTTTAAATAGAATTAGAATTCAAAAGAAGAATCATGCAATTTCAAGATTTGATCATAATAGAGAGCTTGGATTTATTGATAAAGCTATTAATCTAATTACTTTTGATGAAGTTTATTCAGATGTTTTTAGATATGTTTTTGGAGATACGTTGGTTTTTTCAGACTTAGCCTCAGCTAGGTTATCTAAACAAAAAATTAGGTTGGTTACTTTAGGTGGTGAATTATTAGAAGCAAGTGGTGCTATTACAGGCGGAAGCAAGTTAAATAAAGATTTAGCTTATAGATTTGGAATTAATAATGACCTTGATGACTCTATACCTATAAAAGAAAGATTGTTGGTTATTAAAGAAGCTTTAAAAGAGTCAAATAATGATTTGATCACAAAAAATGATAGGCTTAATAAATTAAATTCTAATCGCAGTCAAATAATTGAGAATTGTGCTTCGTTCAACAAAGAAATCGAAGTGAATAAAAATTCTCTTGAAGTTGTCATGAAAAGAATTGAAGACTGTAAATCGAGATTAAATAAACTTGAAAGTGCTAATAATGCATTAGTTAAGGATTTAGATCGTTTGAAAAATGAATTGAAGCCTCATTATGATAAGTTTGATCAATTGCAAAGTATTCTGAAGGAGAATTATGTAAAAAATCAAAAATCTTCATTAATAGCTTTTAATAGCGATTTTAATAATCTTGATAAAAAACTTGAATTAGTTATTAAGGAGAGAGATACATTATTAGATAAGAAGAATAAATTAGCTTTAAATAAAGAACGTATCAACAATTCATTAAAAATTATATTGTTACAAGAAAAAAACTTGCAGGAATCTATCAAAGAACTTGCAATTGCTCATAGTGAATGGATAGAAAAAAGAGATAAATTTAAAAAAGAGCTTTTAGTCCTTAATAATCAGAAAAATTCCTTAGAGAAGGATTTAGGTTTTTTGAGAAGGAAAAGAGATGAATTAAACTCTTCAATTTCAAATAAAAGGCAAGAACATAACAATTATCTATTAAAGCTGGAATACCTTGAAAGAGATATCGATTCTCTTAAAGAAGAGATGAGGAGCGAGAAAATAAAATTGGAAAATTATAAAAAAGATTTGCCTAATCCTTACCCGGAGTTTGGAGAATATGAAGGGAAGAGTCTGGAATCTTTGCAATCAGAAATCTCGACTATAAATTTAAAACTACAAAGTTTAGAACCAGTAAATATGTTAGCTCTTGATGAATTAGAAGAATTAATTCAGAGATTAAATGGCTTACGAGAAAAATTAGAAATTCTATCTAATGAAAGATCTGAATTATTGCTGAGAATAGAAACTGTATCAACAATGCGTCAGGAGGCGTTTATGCAAGCATTTGTGGAAGTTGATAAACACTTTAGAGAAATATTTGCCAATTTATCTGATGGAGATGGTTTTCTTCAACTTGAAAATCCTAACTCTCCTTTGGATGGAGGCTTAACTTTAGTAGCTCATCCTAAAGGAAAAAATGTCAGGAGATTAGCCTCTATGTCAGGCGGTGAAAAATCATTAACTGCTTTAAGTTTTTTATTTGCTTTGCAAAAGTATAAACCTTCTCCTTTTTATGCATTAGATGAGGTTGATAGTTTTTTAGATGGTATCAATGTTGAAAGGTTGTCAAAACTAATATCTAATCAGTCATCAAATGCACAATTTATAGTAGTAAGTCATAGAAGGCCTATGATAGGTGCGTCTGAACGAACAATTGGTGTCGCGCAAGCAAGAGGTGCTAATACGCAAGTTGTTGGGTTACCAAATGCTGCATAA
- a CDS encoding PRC-barrel domain-containing protein — protein MSLSNKSANKNRPNSVPSERLWLRSELMGTQVITTDTGRRLGVVGEVVVDIDRREVVALGLRDNPLTRFLPGLPKWMPLESIKQVGDVILVDSLDSLSEGFSPERYGKVINCQVITESGQLLGRVLGFSFDIETGDLISLVMGAVGVPLLGEGVLSTWEIPVEEIVSSGTDRIIVYEGAEEKLNQLSSGLLEKLGVGGSAWDDREGNGYSANLVPVENQLLSGSELEQQNNLVEEYEEEVVEQDDYEDENYEDELEYVEIKGSSGEINNRKKLYMENDYPVSIENPNSVNQNDEEKNIDFKQKSQSNTSLASKRPIQNAIETLDIEPLDEQNLVPDNKKSENFEIDDPW, from the coding sequence ATGAGTTTGTCTAACAAATCTGCTAATAAGAATCGTCCTAATTCTGTTCCAAGCGAACGGTTGTGGTTAAGGTCAGAACTGATGGGTACCCAAGTCATAACTACTGATACTGGGAGACGTTTAGGTGTAGTTGGTGAAGTTGTTGTCGATATTGACAGAAGAGAAGTGGTGGCTTTGGGTCTTAGAGATAATCCGCTGACAAGATTTTTACCAGGCTTACCTAAATGGATGCCCTTAGAAAGTATAAAGCAAGTTGGAGATGTCATATTAGTTGACTCCTTAGATTCATTAAGTGAAGGTTTTTCTCCAGAAAGATATGGAAAGGTAATTAATTGTCAAGTGATTACAGAATCTGGACAACTTTTAGGTAGAGTTCTTGGGTTTTCTTTTGATATCGAGACTGGGGATTTGATTTCTCTTGTAATGGGTGCAGTTGGTGTTCCCCTGTTAGGTGAGGGAGTTTTAAGTACTTGGGAAATTCCTGTTGAGGAAATAGTCAGTAGTGGTACAGATAGGATTATTGTTTATGAAGGTGCTGAAGAGAAATTGAACCAATTAAGTAGTGGACTACTTGAGAAACTTGGAGTAGGAGGTTCTGCATGGGATGACAGGGAAGGAAATGGTTACTCAGCAAATCTTGTACCAGTTGAGAATCAGCTATTATCTGGTTCGGAATTAGAACAACAAAATAATTTGGTTGAAGAATATGAAGAAGAAGTTGTTGAACAAGATGATTATGAAGATGAAAATTATGAAGATGAACTTGAATATGTTGAAATTAAGGGCTCCTCAGGAGAAATTAACAATAGAAAAAAGCTATATATGGAAAATGATTATCCTGTTTCGATCGAGAATCCAAATAGTGTTAATCAAAATGATGAAGAAAAGAATATTGATTTTAAACAAAAGAGTCAATCAAATACTAGTTTGGCATCGAAAAGACCAATTCAAAATGCAATAGAAACTTTAGATATTGAACCATTAGATGAACAAAATTTAGTTCCAGATAATAAAAAATCAGAAAATTTTGAAATTGATGATCCCTGGTAA
- a CDS encoding glycosyl transferase — protein sequence MYSGSTAMKKKSVAVVIVSNGPGELATWVSPVVDELNKINKSLCDDDKLDFTLRLVLVPCPNATGKEYLVANSWNQFELITTSKSFWKLLIKPRSFANWPKKGVVIFLGGDQFWSILLSKRLGYLNITYAEWISRWPQWTNKIAAMNLKVKELIPKRYKYKCQIIGDLMADIKLNSEISLKNKEKHYIALLPGSKKAKLSIGIPFFLEIADHIAEENQNINLIIPIAPTTDKNEYLFFQSKKNPIAKYYSSKIKTIQKIKDSCFDYVIETSKNTRIYLIEKHPCYEILKECDLAITTVGANTAELAAISLPMLVVLPTQHLNMMNAWDGIFGLIGKISFINRFLTFIIKFLYFKKKKFFAWPNIKAKKMIVPERIGNLSPREIAREALFLIQNRDELKLINDNLRQERGDKGAAKKLASMIVNSIKKL from the coding sequence ATGTATTCTGGTTCAACTGCAATGAAAAAAAAATCAGTTGCAGTAGTTATAGTTTCTAATGGTCCTGGTGAATTAGCTACATGGGTAAGTCCTGTAGTGGATGAGCTTAACAAAATAAATAAATCTTTATGTGATGACGATAAACTCGATTTTACTCTTAGGTTAGTCCTTGTTCCTTGCCCAAATGCCACTGGTAAAGAATATTTAGTTGCAAATTCATGGAATCAATTCGAATTAATTACAACGTCCAAAAGTTTTTGGAAATTATTAATAAAGCCACGTTCTTTTGCGAATTGGCCCAAAAAAGGGGTAGTTATTTTCCTTGGTGGGGATCAATTTTGGAGCATTTTACTATCTAAAAGATTAGGTTATCTAAATATCACTTATGCTGAATGGATTTCTCGATGGCCTCAATGGACAAACAAAATTGCTGCTATGAATTTAAAAGTAAAAGAGTTAATTCCTAAAAGATATAAATATAAATGTCAAATCATTGGTGATTTGATGGCAGATATCAAACTTAATAGTGAAATATCATTAAAAAATAAAGAAAAACACTATATTGCATTGTTGCCTGGTTCTAAAAAAGCAAAGCTCTCTATTGGAATTCCTTTCTTCTTAGAAATTGCAGATCATATAGCTGAAGAAAATCAAAATATAAATCTTATAATTCCCATTGCCCCAACCACTGATAAAAATGAATATTTATTTTTTCAAAGCAAAAAAAATCCAATTGCAAAATATTACTCATCAAAAATCAAAACAATTCAAAAAATCAAAGACTCTTGTTTTGATTATGTAATTGAAACATCGAAAAATACAAGAATTTATCTAATCGAAAAACACCCTTGCTATGAAATATTAAAAGAATGTGATCTTGCGATTACAACTGTAGGAGCAAATACTGCAGAGTTAGCAGCAATTTCTCTTCCAATGTTAGTTGTTCTACCAACTCAACATTTAAATATGATGAATGCTTGGGATGGAATTTTTGGTTTAATTGGCAAAATTTCATTCATAAATAGATTCCTTACTTTTATAATTAAATTTTTATATTTTAAAAAAAAGAAGTTTTTTGCTTGGCCAAATATTAAAGCTAAAAAAATGATTGTCCCTGAAAGAATAGGAAATCTTTCCCCTAGAGAAATTGCACGAGAAGCATTGTTTCTAATTCAAAATAGGGATGAATTAAAATTGATAAATGATAATTTACGTCAAGAAAGAGGAGATAAAGGTGCTGCAAAAAAACTTGCTTCTATGATTGTTAATTCAATAAAAAAACTTTGA
- the accC gene encoding acetyl-CoA carboxylase biotin carboxylase subunit yields MVEKVLIANRGEIALRIVRSCRELGIATVAVFSTVDKKALHVQLADEAVCVGDSLSNKSYLNIPNILAAATSRGVDAIHPGYGFLAENDKFAEMCKDHGIVFIGPSPKAIRSMGDKSTAKETMEAVGVPTVPGSKGLLSNVDEAYKLADNIGYPVIIKATAGGGGRGMRLVENADNLEKMFKAAQGEAEAAFGNDGLYMEKFIKKPRHVEIQILADRSGHVVHLGERDCSVQRRHQKLLEESPSPAINTELRKKMGNAAISAAKSIGYEGAGTVEFLVDDDDNFYFMEMNTRIQVEHPVTEMVTGVDLIAEQIKIASGANLEFNQDDIHLNGHAIECRINAEDPSHNFRPSPGKITGWLPPGGPGVRVDSHVYTGYEIPPFYDSLIGKLIVWGKDRNTAIKRMNRALNECAVTGIPTTINFHLTLLNKAKFKEGKIHTKYVEEELLPNY; encoded by the coding sequence ATGGTTGAAAAAGTTTTAATTGCTAATCGTGGAGAAATAGCTTTACGAATTGTCAGAAGTTGTAGAGAACTAGGTATTGCAACAGTTGCAGTTTTTAGCACCGTAGATAAAAAAGCATTACACGTTCAGCTTGCTGATGAAGCGGTGTGCGTTGGAGACTCGTTAAGTAATAAGAGTTATTTAAATATTCCAAATATACTTGCTGCTGCTACATCGAGAGGAGTTGATGCCATTCATCCTGGTTATGGATTTCTGGCTGAAAATGATAAATTTGCTGAGATGTGTAAGGATCATGGCATAGTTTTTATTGGCCCATCTCCAAAAGCTATTAGATCTATGGGAGATAAATCTACAGCTAAAGAAACTATGGAAGCAGTAGGAGTTCCAACAGTACCTGGGAGTAAAGGCTTGTTATCAAATGTTGATGAGGCTTATAAGTTGGCAGATAATATTGGCTATCCGGTAATTATTAAAGCGACTGCTGGAGGAGGTGGAAGAGGCATGAGGTTGGTTGAAAATGCTGATAATCTTGAAAAAATGTTTAAAGCAGCTCAGGGTGAAGCAGAAGCTGCTTTTGGTAATGATGGTTTATATATGGAGAAATTCATAAAGAAACCAAGACATGTAGAAATTCAAATTTTGGCGGATAGGTCGGGTCATGTTGTTCATTTAGGAGAGCGAGATTGTTCTGTACAAAGAAGACATCAGAAATTATTGGAAGAGTCTCCAAGCCCTGCAATTAATACTGAACTAAGAAAAAAAATGGGAAATGCAGCAATTTCTGCTGCAAAAAGTATCGGTTACGAAGGAGCTGGAACAGTTGAATTTTTAGTTGATGATGATGATAATTTTTATTTCATGGAAATGAATACTAGGATTCAAGTTGAACATCCTGTAACTGAAATGGTTACAGGAGTTGATTTAATAGCTGAGCAAATTAAAATTGCAAGCGGCGCAAACTTGGAATTTAATCAGGATGATATTCATTTAAATGGTCATGCCATTGAATGTAGAATCAACGCTGAAGACCCTTCTCATAATTTCCGACCATCACCTGGAAAAATAACTGGGTGGCTTCCTCCTGGGGGTCCTGGTGTGAGAGTGGATAGTCATGTTTATACTGGTTATGAAATACCCCCATTTTATGACTCATTAATCGGTAAATTAATAGTCTGGGGAAAGGATCGTAATACTGCAATTAAACGTATGAATAGGGCTTTAAATGAATGCGCAGTAACCGGTATTCCTACAACAATTAACTTTCATCTAACCTTACTTAATAAAGCTAAATTTAAGGAAGGTAAAATACATACAAAATATGTAGAAGAAGAATTATTACCAAATTACTGA
- a CDS encoding YggT family protein: MLVNSLQILDVSLGISLSYLTIVFLIRLILTWYPKIDLSKGLWLLISIPSTSILNLTRKLIPPIGGVDVGPVIWIGVISFLREILVGQQGLIKLALHTHIS; encoded by the coding sequence TTGCTTGTAAACTCTCTCCAAATTTTAGATGTTAGTTTAGGAATTTCTTTATCATATCTAACTATAGTTTTTTTAATAAGATTAATTCTTACTTGGTATCCAAAAATTGATTTAAGTAAAGGTTTATGGTTATTAATTTCAATACCATCAACCTCTATTCTTAATTTAACAAGAAAATTAATTCCTCCTATTGGAGGAGTTGATGTTGGACCCGTAATTTGGATTGGAGTTATAAGCTTTTTAAGAGAAATTTTAGTTGGTCAACAAGGACTTATAAAACTTGCATTGCATACTCATATTTCATAG
- the psbX gene encoding photosystem II reaction center X protein, which produces MFQISNLSLVADFSAEIANNSAVGMLGSFVAAALLIVIPASAFLIFVSQKDSLDRTSTGRR; this is translated from the coding sequence GTGTTTCAAATCTCAAATTTATCACTAGTTGCAGATTTTTCTGCTGAAATTGCAAATAATTCCGCGGTTGGAATGTTAGGTAGTTTTGTTGCTGCAGCTCTACTTATCGTTATTCCAGCTTCTGCTTTTTTGATTTTTGTTAGTCAGAAAGATTCCCTCGATCGTACTTCTACTGGAAGACGCTAG
- a CDS encoding Ycf66 family protein — protein sequence MVNASLNWASIVGIVLAVCGGGLYFLRSFKPALARDYDVFFAAIGLLCGGILFFQGWRLDPILQFGQFLLAGTTVFFAYESVRLRGVATDQARRSSYFDDDPISDVPRNSRGRFDDDYDRFEESERPARRFKPQEDEFEEDYMEGRARRRNISRAIPSAAASRSRPSKREPNQFENDEPIRRRQTTGDRNSNQLERNNFGERRNLSRNEVKTGSRPRMNRQVSRQDNISTPDNSSPVGKKPTRSSIRRQTSKAQVEDASFKDANQGKRPRETRRVSSSARSSSNQNGRYTVGTNKKKPRDNSSRFDD from the coding sequence GTGGTCAATGCTAGTCTCAATTGGGCCAGTATTGTTGGTATAGTTCTCGCAGTATGTGGTGGAGGCCTGTATTTCTTAAGGTCTTTTAAACCTGCATTGGCAAGAGATTATGATGTTTTCTTTGCAGCAATAGGGCTTCTCTGCGGAGGAATATTATTTTTTCAAGGCTGGAGATTAGATCCTATCCTTCAGTTTGGTCAGTTTTTGTTAGCAGGAACCACAGTTTTTTTTGCATATGAGAGTGTGCGATTAAGGGGAGTTGCTACTGATCAAGCTAGAAGGTCATCATATTTTGATGATGATCCCATTTCTGATGTGCCCAGAAATTCTAGAGGGCGATTTGATGATGATTACGATAGGTTTGAAGAATCTGAACGACCAGCAAGAAGATTTAAACCTCAAGAAGATGAATTTGAAGAAGATTATATGGAGGGGAGAGCTCGTAGAAGGAATATTTCAAGAGCTATACCTTCTGCCGCTGCAAGTAGAAGCAGGCCATCTAAAAGAGAACCAAATCAGTTTGAAAATGACGAACCTATAAGAAGAAGGCAGACTACTGGAGATAGAAATAGTAATCAATTAGAAAGAAATAACTTTGGTGAGAGACGAAATTTATCTCGCAATGAAGTTAAAACAGGATCAAGACCTAGAATGAATCGGCAAGTTTCTAGACAAGATAATATTTCTACTCCTGATAATTCTTCTCCAGTAGGAAAGAAACCTACAAGATCTTCTATTAGGCGCCAAACTTCAAAAGCTCAAGTAGAAGATGCTTCATTCAAAGATGCCAATCAAGGGAAAAGACCTCGTGAGACTCGTAGAGTAAGCTCTTCAGCTAGATCAAGTTCAAATCAAAATGGTAGATATACCGTTGGAACAAACAAAAAGAAACCGAGAGATAACAGTTCTAGATTTGATGATTAA
- a CDS encoding chlorophyll a/b-binding protein: MNSKEEQTNSEVTNLENESSIEKQKDANYINEQNGDNKVDEKSIGIEDEYKFGWSGYSEKTNGRFAMIGFLAIILIELFSQQSFLKWAGIL, translated from the coding sequence ATGAATTCTAAAGAAGAACAAACTAACTCAGAAGTCACTAATTTAGAGAATGAGAGTTCTATAGAAAAGCAGAAAGATGCAAATTACATCAATGAACAAAATGGAGACAATAAAGTAGATGAAAAATCAATAGGTATTGAAGATGAATATAAATTCGGATGGAGTGGTTATTCTGAAAAAACTAATGGGAGATTTGCAATGATCGGATTCCTAGCAATAATACTAATTGAATTATTTAGTCAACAATCGTTTTTAAAATGGGCAGGAATCTTATAA